One region of Candidatus Moraniibacteriota bacterium genomic DNA includes:
- a CDS encoding L-threonylcarbamoyladenylate synthase — protein sequence MRVIYLDLNDEHKFNLAISEAVQYLKEGKIIIYPTDTIYGMGCDAFCERAIDKIFSIKGRENMKPLSILVKDIEEIRKYSFVDSKREKIISALLPGPFTLILPEAKNIPKLVTGGKNAIGVRIPDNPITKKLLKSFERPIVSTSVNISGREPLSDPFKIVEEFKIKKIRPDLILDCGKIPNARPSVIVDITRENPQIKRSEILSVQEVRKLLQKLSAL from the coding sequence ATGAGAGTAATTTATCTTGATCTTAATGACGAACATAAATTTAATTTGGCAATTTCTGAAGCAGTTCAATATTTAAAAGAGGGTAAAATTATTATTTATCCAACAGACACAATTTACGGAATGGGGTGCGACGCGTTTTGCGAAAGAGCGATAGATAAAATTTTTTCCATCAAGGGGCGGGAAAATATGAAGCCGCTCTCTATTCTCGTGAAAGACATTGAAGAAATAAGAAAATATTCATTTGTTGACAGCAAAAGAGAAAAAATTATTTCTGCTCTGCTCCCCGGCCCTTTCACTCTCATTCTTCCGGAGGCAAAAAATATTCCCAAACTGGTAACTGGCGGAAAAAACGCCATCGGAGTAAGAATTCCAGACAATCCTATTACCAAGAAGCTTTTGAAAAGCTTTGAGCGTCCCATAGTCAGCACTTCAGTGAATATCTCCGGCAGAGAGCCCCTAAGCGACCCGTTTAAAATCGTTGAGGAATTCAAGATTAAAAAAATTCGGCCGGATTTAATTCTGGACTGCGGAAAAATTCCTAACGCGCGCCCCTCGGTCATCGTGGACATAACCAGAGAAAACCCGCAGATAAAAAGGAGTGAAATATTGAGCGTTCAAGAAGTTAGAAAACTGTTGCAAAAATTAAGCGCGCTTTAA
- the glmS gene encoding glutamine--fructose-6-phosphate transaminase (isomerizing), producing the protein MCGIIGYTGKQNAAPILIEGLKRLEYRGYDSAGLAVVNNGKIFESKAVGKVAELENKINGKNISGTAGIAHTRWATHGKPSDQNSHPHSDCRGEIYLVHNGIIENYKELKDKLAKKGHKFSSETDSEIIAHLIEELTKKMDFEEAVIEALKNLKGTYGLAIINKKFPRRIIAARMGSPLVIGLGHNENIIASDVSAIVRHTDKVIYLEDGEVATIEPDNYEVTNIKKQKVDKKITKLDWTIEKAQKGGFAHFMLKEIFEQPEVVGNATRGRLVVPEGMAKLGGLRDVSERLRELERIIIVSCGTSYYAGLVGEYMLEEYAGIPVEVEYASEFRYRKPILDKNTAVLAISQSGETADTLAAIREAKNKGALTLGIVNVVGSTIARETDAGVYNHAGPEIGVASTKSLTSQLSVLVLITLLMGRQRAMSYVMGKRIASEMAKIPKLISTILKKSNEVKKIAKKYAKYENFLYMGRKYNYPIACEGALKIKEISYIHAEGYPSGEMKHGPIALISENFPSVFIVPRDSVYEKNLSGMQEIKAREGSIITVATQGDKKIRKIADDVIYIPKTLEMLTPLLSIVPLQLLAYYVGTLKGYDVDKPRNLAKSVTVE; encoded by the coding sequence ATGTGCGGAATTATTGGCTACACCGGAAAACAAAACGCAGCCCCTATTCTAATTGAAGGACTAAAACGTCTTGAGTACCGCGGCTATGACAGCGCCGGCTTAGCAGTGGTTAATAATGGAAAAATTTTTGAGTCCAAAGCAGTCGGTAAAGTGGCAGAACTCGAAAATAAAATAAACGGGAAAAATATTTCCGGAACTGCCGGCATTGCTCATACCCGCTGGGCGACTCACGGGAAACCCAGCGATCAAAACTCGCATCCTCATAGTGATTGCCGGGGTGAAATTTATCTGGTTCACAATGGAATTATCGAAAACTACAAGGAGTTAAAAGACAAGCTTGCTAAAAAAGGTCACAAATTTTCTTCAGAAACGGACAGTGAAATTATTGCCCACCTTATTGAAGAACTGACCAAAAAAATGGATTTTGAAGAAGCAGTTATTGAAGCGCTTAAAAATCTAAAAGGTACTTATGGCTTGGCAATCATAAATAAAAAATTTCCAAGAAGAATTATCGCCGCCAGAATGGGAAGTCCCTTAGTAATCGGTCTGGGCCACAATGAAAATATTATCGCTTCGGATGTTTCGGCCATAGTGCGGCATACGGATAAAGTAATTTATCTTGAAGATGGAGAGGTGGCAACAATCGAGCCGGATAATTACGAAGTAACAAACATCAAAAAGCAAAAAGTTGACAAGAAAATAACAAAACTTGATTGGACGATTGAAAAGGCCCAGAAGGGGGGATTTGCCCATTTTATGCTCAAAGAAATTTTTGAGCAGCCGGAAGTGGTAGGAAACGCCACTCGTGGGCGATTGGTTGTTCCTGAAGGAATGGCGAAACTTGGGGGCCTGCGTGATGTTTCTGAAAGATTGCGGGAGTTGGAGAGAATAATCATAGTCAGTTGTGGAACATCATATTATGCCGGACTGGTCGGAGAATATATGCTGGAAGAATATGCCGGGATTCCCGTTGAAGTAGAATACGCCAGCGAATTCCGTTATCGCAAGCCAATTCTTGATAAAAACACGGCAGTACTGGCCATTTCCCAATCGGGAGAAACAGCTGATACTTTAGCTGCCATTCGGGAGGCAAAAAACAAAGGAGCGCTGACTCTCGGAATTGTAAATGTCGTTGGGTCAACTATTGCCCGTGAAACAGACGCTGGGGTCTACAATCATGCCGGTCCGGAAATTGGAGTAGCTTCAACGAAGTCGCTTACCTCGCAGTTAAGCGTTTTAGTACTGATAACCTTGCTTATGGGGCGCCAAAGAGCAATGTCATATGTTATGGGAAAAAGAATTGCCAGTGAAATGGCAAAAATCCCCAAACTTATTTCGACGATTCTCAAAAAATCAAACGAGGTTAAAAAAATTGCCAAGAAATACGCAAAATACGAAAACTTTTTGTATATGGGAAGAAAATATAATTATCCGATTGCCTGCGAAGGAGCACTCAAGATTAAAGAAATTTCCTATATCCACGCCGAGGGCTACCCGTCAGGTGAGATGAAACACGGACCAATCGCCCTAATTTCCGAAAATTTCCCTTCAGTGTTTATAGTTCCCCGTGACAGCGTTTACGAAAAAAACCTAAGCGGAATGCAGGAAATTAAAGCCAGAGAAGGTTCCATTATCACCGTAGCTACGCAAGGTGACAAAAAAATCAGAAAAATCGCCGATGACGTTATTTATATTCCTAAGACACTGGAGATGCTTACTCCACTTTTATCAATTGTTCCATTACAACTGCTGGCTTACTATGTAGGAACTCTCAAGGGCTACGATGTTGATAAGCCGAGAAATTTGGCAAAAAGTGTGACGGTTGAGTAG
- a CDS encoding secondary thiamine-phosphate synthase enzyme YjbQ has translation MKIINHIINLKTNATLDFIDVTEKIQKKIKEAGIKNGVINIQSLHTTMAIIVNEAEPLLIKDMKVLLERLAPRTYKYLHDNFEIRTVNMCDNECSNGHAHVKSIHLPTSTFLNIVKNQLQLGTWQRIFAVELDRSRPRKIALQIIGE, from the coding sequence ATGAAAATCATTAATCACATTATTAACCTTAAGACTAACGCTACTCTGGATTTCATCGACGTCACCGAAAAAATCCAGAAGAAAATAAAAGAAGCCGGTATCAAAAACGGAGTGATAAATATCCAGTCGCTCCATACTACCATGGCCATTATCGTCAACGAAGCTGAACCATTGCTCATCAAGGACATGAAAGTGCTTTTGGAAAGATTGGCGCCCCGAACCTATAAATATCTTCACGACAATTTTGAAATCCGTACTGTTAACATGTGCGACAATGAATGCTCCAACGGCCACGCTCACGTGAAATCCATTCATCTCCCCACTTCGACTTTTCTCAACATCGTTAAGAATCAGCTTCAACTGGGAACTTGGCAAAGAATTTTTGCCGTAGAACTTGACCGTTCCCGCCCGCGAAAAATCGCTTTGCAGATTATCGGAGAATAA
- a CDS encoding undecaprenyl-diphosphate phosphatase — protein sequence MLSEVLQSVVLGVVQGLGEFLPISSTAHLILVPYFFCWKDLGLAFDVALHIGTLIAVLAYFYSDWIKIFDLAIDNLKLKKAICNNSLSRGRGIMYNRNLLWFLVIATIPGILAGYFLEEKAETIFRSPLLIAFTLAFFGLILYLVDRRVQHKKTLGEITSLDSIIIGLSQAIAIIPGISRSGATITAGLFQKLDRVNAARFSFLLSTPIIFGAAVFKLPHLFREGINIAMAVGVLTSAISGYLAIKYLLKFVQKSSYAIFFWYRLVLSLAIVLVYFLK from the coding sequence ATGCTAAGCGAAGTTTTGCAATCAGTAGTGCTGGGAGTTGTACAGGGATTAGGAGAGTTTTTGCCAATTTCTTCAACGGCCCATTTAATACTTGTACCCTATTTTTTCTGCTGGAAAGATCTGGGATTGGCTTTTGACGTGGCGCTGCATATCGGGACGCTCATTGCCGTATTAGCATATTTTTATTCTGATTGGATTAAAATTTTTGATCTGGCGATTGATAATTTAAAATTAAAAAAAGCAATTTGCAATAATTCACTATCCCGCGGCCGCGGGATAATGTACAATCGGAATTTATTGTGGTTTTTGGTTATTGCCACCATCCCTGGGATACTAGCTGGATATTTTTTGGAAGAAAAAGCGGAAACAATTTTTCGCAGTCCCTTGCTTATCGCGTTCACGCTGGCTTTTTTTGGACTCATACTCTATCTGGTTGACCGCCGCGTTCAGCATAAAAAAACACTGGGAGAAATCACTTCTTTAGATTCAATTATTATCGGCCTCTCTCAAGCCATAGCTATTATTCCGGGAATTTCTCGATCCGGTGCCACTATTACGGCGGGGCTTTTCCAAAAATTGGACCGGGTAAATGCTGCTCGGTTTTCATTTCTTCTTTCCACTCCGATAATTTTCGGGGCGGCAGTGTTTAAGCTTCCTCACCTTTTTCGCGAAGGAATAAATATTGCCATGGCAGTCGGCGTGCTAACCTCCGCCATTAGCGGATACCTAGCGATAAAATATCTTTTGAAATTCGTACAGAAATCAAGCTATGCAATTTTCTTTTGGTATCGCTTGGTATTGTCACTGGCAATAGTTCTTGTTTATTTTTTGAAGTAG
- the secE gene encoding preprotein translocase subunit SecE has translation MNKVVTFIKEARIELKKVNWPSKKQTINYTLIVIGISLAVAAFLGGLDYVFGYLLKVFIIK, from the coding sequence ATTAATAAAGTTGTCACATTTATAAAAGAAGCACGGATTGAACTGAAAAAAGTTAACTGGCCGTCAAAAAAGCAAACTATTAACTACACACTGATAGTTATTGGAATAAGCTTGGCAGTAGCGGCTTTTTTGGGAGGGCTGGATTATGTGTTTGGATATTTATTGAAGGTATTTATTATCAAATAG
- the nusG gene encoding transcription termination/antitermination protein NusG, with the protein MAKQTQHHGRAWYVIHTYSGYEDNVSRNLRQRIESMDMQDLIFDVIVPKEKKIKIKNGKRAVIEERIYPGYVLVEMIVTDASWYVVRNTPNVTGFIGLGTTPTPVDPKEIELLKKRMGVAEPKYKIDVKPGDAVKINDGPFKDFDGKIQEVDEEKGKIKVLVSIFGRETPVELDFLQVKKI; encoded by the coding sequence ATGGCGAAGCAAACGCAACATCACGGAAGAGCTTGGTATGTAATCCATACTTATTCCGGATATGAAGATAACGTCTCGCGCAATTTGCGCCAGCGTATTGAATCAATGGATATGCAGGATTTGATTTTTGACGTGATTGTGCCTAAGGAAAAGAAGATTAAGATTAAAAACGGAAAAAGGGCAGTAATTGAAGAAAGAATTTATCCCGGCTATGTTCTGGTAGAAATGATCGTGACTGATGCTTCCTGGTACGTGGTGCGCAATACTCCTAATGTAACCGGCTTTATTGGATTGGGAACAACTCCGACGCCGGTTGATCCAAAAGAAATAGAACTGCTCAAAAAGCGGATGGGCGTGGCCGAGCCGAAATACAAGATTGACGTGAAGCCGGGAGACGCCGTGAAAATAAATGATGGACCGTTTAAAGATTTTGACGGTAAAATTCAGGAAGTTGACGAGGAAAAAGGAAAAATCAAAGTGCTAGTATCGATATTTGGAAGAGAAACACCGGTAGAATTGGACTTTTTACAGGTGAAGAAGATTTAG
- the rplK gene encoding 50S ribosomal protein L11 — translation MAKKIKTVVKLQIPAGKATPAPPIGPALGQHGLNIQDFCVKFNEKTKDKGEDVIPVEITIYEDRTFEFIMKTPPAAELLKKAAGIEKGAANPLKDKAGKVTKEQIRQIAQTKMADLNANDIEGAEKIVEGTARSMGIKIE, via the coding sequence ATGGCAAAGAAAATCAAAACAGTGGTAAAATTGCAAATTCCAGCCGGAAAAGCTACTCCAGCTCCTCCTATTGGGCCGGCCTTAGGCCAGCATGGACTGAATATCCAGGATTTTTGCGTGAAATTTAACGAAAAGACAAAAGACAAAGGAGAAGATGTTATTCCAGTGGAAATCACCATTTACGAGGACCGGACTTTTGAATTTATTATGAAAACTCCTCCGGCGGCGGAACTTCTCAAAAAAGCGGCTGGCATTGAAAAAGGAGCGGCTAATCCCTTGAAAGACAAGGCGGGAAAAGTGACCAAAGAGCAAATTCGCCAAATTGCCCAAACCAAAATGGCCGATCTTAATGCCAATGATATTGAAGGAGCGGAAAAAATTGTAGAAGGGACGGCAAGGAGCATGGGGATAAAAATAGAGTAA
- the rplA gene encoding 50S ribosomal protein L1, with translation MKRGKKYKTVAEKIDKNKSYPIDEAVKLVREKKIAKFDESVEIHIKLSIDTKKGEEQVRGTVVLPHGTGKSKKVAVITSTKVREAKDAKADIVGGEEMITKLKSGKFNFDVLVATPEMMPRLASIAKILGPKGLMPSPKTETVTEKVKETVEMLKKGKVNFKNDDTGNIHQIIGKVSFTEEQLKGNFEAFLEAVKKAKPATVKGKFIKSISVCSTMGPGIKIGI, from the coding sequence ATGAAACGCGGAAAGAAGTATAAAACTGTCGCGGAAAAAATTGATAAGAATAAATCTTATCCTATTGATGAGGCGGTTAAGCTTGTCAGGGAAAAAAAAATCGCCAAATTCGATGAATCAGTCGAAATTCATATTAAGCTTTCCATTGATACCAAAAAGGGCGAAGAGCAAGTGCGGGGAACTGTAGTTCTTCCTCACGGAACGGGAAAAAGCAAAAAGGTGGCGGTCATTACTTCAACCAAGGTAAGGGAAGCCAAAGATGCAAAAGCGGATATTGTCGGTGGCGAAGAAATGATAACCAAACTAAAAAGCGGAAAATTCAACTTTGATGTTTTAGTAGCCACTCCCGAAATGATGCCGCGCCTGGCTTCAATCGCCAAGATTCTGGGACCCAAGGGACTGATGCCCAGCCCCAAAACGGAAACCGTTACGGAAAAAGTGAAAGAAACAGTAGAAATGCTTAAAAAAGGAAAAGTCAATTTCAAAAACGATGACACTGGAAACATCCATCAAATAATCGGCAAAGTTTCTTTTACTGAGGAGCAGCTCAAAGGAAATTTTGAAGCATTTCTGGAAGCAGTTAAAAAAGCAAAACCAGCTACAGTGAAAGGAAAATTTATTAAGTCAATTTCAGTTTGTTCCACAATGGGCCCGGGAATTAAAATTGGGATATAG
- a CDS encoding deaminase → MRVVLAVADRSTCVRGVKKVNGKYERDKKGKLVGQNRRFGCVIVKNDNILAQGFNDQYYGSPKCADAGCLREELNIPSGTQIEKCRAMHAEWWAFTNAGKMDSSPTLKGATVYVNAEPCEICAKMIVGFEIDTVVLLKGIYPTNGIRILKEGGVNIRYIEIN, encoded by the coding sequence ATGAGAGTGGTTCTTGCAGTAGCGGATCGCTCCACATGTGTCAGGGGGGTAAAAAAAGTAAATGGTAAATATGAAAGAGATAAAAAGGGAAAATTGGTTGGCCAGAATCGCAGATTCGGTTGTGTGATTGTGAAGAATGATAATATCCTTGCTCAAGGTTTTAATGACCAATATTACGGTTCTCCAAAATGTGCTGACGCAGGATGTTTGAGGGAGGAGTTGAATATTCCCTCTGGTACGCAAATTGAAAAATGCAGAGCAATGCATGCCGAGTGGTGGGCATTCACTAATGCAGGTAAAATGGATAGCTCGCCGACACTTAAAGGTGCTACTGTCTATGTCAATGCGGAACCATGCGAAATATGCGCAAAGATGATTGTTGGTTTTGAGATTGATACAGTTGTTTTACTAAAAGGTATTTATCCAACTAATGGCATCAGGATTTTAAAAGAAGGAGGAGTGAATATAAGGTATATTGAAATTAATTAA
- a CDS encoding cytidine/deoxycytidylate deaminase family protein → MAKKALKKKNKKSEEKYIRPSWDEYFLDLVEAVGKRATCDRGRTSCIIVREKRILSTGYVGSPIGAKHCDDAGHEIHTVIQEDGTQSRHCIRTSHAEQNAIANAARFGMPLEGGTLYAHMAPCYTCAKMIINSGIKRVVCRVDYHGAKRAKEIFKECGIEFEQIEDKMQTYKDM, encoded by the coding sequence ATGGCTAAAAAAGCTTTAAAAAAGAAAAATAAAAAGAGCGAGGAAAAGTATATTCGTCCGTCTTGGGATGAGTATTTTTTAGATCTAGTAGAAGCTGTTGGAAAAAGAGCTACCTGTGATAGAGGGAGAACAAGCTGTATAATTGTTCGCGAAAAAAGAATTCTTTCCACCGGTTATGTCGGTTCACCAATCGGAGCCAAGCACTGCGACGATGCGGGGCATGAGATACACACGGTTATCCAAGAGGATGGCACTCAATCTCGGCATTGCATCAGAACCAGCCACGCGGAGCAGAATGCTATTGCCAATGCTGCCAGATTCGGTATGCCTCTGGAAGGCGGAACACTTTATGCCCATATGGCTCCCTGCTACACTTGCGCCAAAATGATTATAAACTCCGGGATAAAAAGAGTGGTCTGCCGGGTTGATTATCATGGCGCCAAACGCGCTAAAGAAATTTTCAAGGAATGCGGGATTGAATTTGAACAGATTGAAGATAAAATGCAAACTTATAAAGATATGTAA
- a CDS encoding AAA family ATPase, protein MRKIIAILGLPGAGKTEVINYLIKKYNWPKVYFGDVTFDEVKRRGLEINEKNERTVREDLRAKYGRLHYASQVIKKIEALPSDTNVLVESLYDWREYLFFKEKFGKEFMTIATYASPETRYERLSKRPERPLTPEVAQSRDYAQIENLFQAGPIAMANYTINNEGTFEELYSQVDEIIENINK, encoded by the coding sequence ATGAGAAAAATAATCGCCATACTTGGATTACCCGGAGCTGGTAAAACCGAAGTTATAAATTATCTTATAAAAAAATACAACTGGCCGAAAGTTTATTTTGGCGATGTTACTTTTGATGAAGTTAAAAGGCGCGGATTGGAAATAAATGAGAAAAATGAAAGAACGGTGCGAGAAGATTTGCGCGCAAAATATGGAAGGTTGCATTATGCGTCGCAGGTAATAAAAAAGATTGAAGCGTTGCCGTCCGACACAAATGTCCTTGTGGAGAGTTTATACGACTGGAGGGAATATCTTTTTTTCAAAGAAAAATTTGGAAAGGAATTTATGACAATTGCGACTTATGCTTCGCCTGAAACTAGGTATGAGAGGCTGTCAAAAAGGCCAGAAAGGCCATTGACTCCGGAAGTAGCCCAAAGCCGGGATTATGCTCAAATTGAGAATCTTTTTCAAGCCGGACCAATTGCGATGGCGAATTATACCATAAATAATGAAGGTACATTTGAAGAACTTTATAGTCAGGTTGATGAGATAATAGAAAATATAAATAAATGA
- a CDS encoding thymidylate synthase, with the protein MKQYLDLLQKIMEEGVNKENRTGIDTRSIFGYQLRFNLEEGFPLLTTKKMHLKSIIHELIWFLKGETNIKYLHDNGVTIWDEWANEKGELGPVYGYQWRHWKKYEGGEVDQISEAIEKIKNKPNDRRIIVSAWNVGEIEKMALPPCHLLFHFYVADGKLSCLMYQRSCDTFLGVPFNIASYALLTMMFAQVCSLKPGEFVHILGDTHIYHNHFDQVKLQLSREPKKLPTMKINPKVKNIFDFKYEDFTLEGYDPHPAIKAPIAV; encoded by the coding sequence ATGAAACAATATCTAGATTTATTGCAAAAAATAATGGAAGAAGGGGTTAACAAAGAAAATAGAACCGGTATTGATACAAGAAGTATTTTTGGTTATCAATTGCGTTTTAATCTGGAAGAAGGATTTCCGCTTCTTACGACCAAAAAAATGCATCTGAAGTCCATTATTCACGAACTAATTTGGTTTTTGAAAGGCGAAACGAATATAAAATATCTTCACGACAATGGAGTAACGATCTGGGACGAGTGGGCGAATGAAAAAGGGGAACTCGGTCCGGTTTATGGCTATCAATGGCGGCACTGGAAAAAATATGAGGGAGGGGAAGTTGACCAGATCAGCGAGGCGATTGAAAAAATAAAAAACAAGCCAAATGACCGAAGAATAATAGTGAGCGCCTGGAATGTTGGGGAAATTGAAAAAATGGCGCTCCCTCCCTGCCATTTATTATTTCATTTTTATGTAGCCGATGGAAAATTATCCTGTCTAATGTATCAGCGAAGCTGTGATACTTTTCTGGGAGTGCCGTTCAATATTGCATCTTATGCACTTCTTACTATGATGTTTGCGCAGGTTTGCAGTTTGAAACCGGGAGAATTCGTACATATTTTGGGTGATACCCATATCTATCATAATCATTTTGATCAAGTGAAACTGCAATTAAGCCGGGAACCAAAAAAACTGCCGACTATGAAAATCAATCCGAAAGTGAAAAATATTTTTGATTTTAAATACGAAGATTTTACACTGGAAGGATATGATCCCCATCCGGCGATTAAAGCGCCAATCGCGGTTTAG
- a CDS encoding dihydrofolate reductase: MKSTISIIAAIAEKNRAIGKDNKLLWHIPEDLRRFKNLTTGHAIIMGQKTFESLGKPLPNRTNIVISNNPDFNPQNVIVTRSIEESLKKAREIEKEEIFICGGGLIYRQFLLLADKLYLTIIEGNFEADTFFPDYSEFSKIVKEEKSSDEKYNYKFVELVRE, encoded by the coding sequence ATGAAATCGACTATCTCTATCATCGCAGCTATTGCCGAAAAAAATCGGGCTATCGGCAAAGATAATAAATTGCTTTGGCATATTCCGGAAGACCTAAGACGTTTTAAAAATCTCACCACTGGACACGCAATAATAATGGGGCAAAAAACTTTTGAGTCGCTTGGAAAACCTCTGCCAAACCGCACCAATATTGTTATTTCGAACAATCCCGATTTTAATCCCCAAAATGTTATTGTGACAAGATCAATTGAAGAATCTCTGAAAAAAGCTAGGGAAATAGAGAAAGAAGAAATATTTATTTGTGGCGGAGGATTAATTTACCGACAATTTCTACTACTGGCTGACAAATTGTATTTAACTATTATTGAAGGAAACTTTGAAGCTGATACTTTTTTTCCAGATTATTCGGAGTTTAGTAAAATTGTTAAAGAAGAAAAAAGTTCAGATGAGAAATATAATTATAAATTTGTGGAGTTAGTCAGAGAATAA
- the tmk gene encoding dTMP kinase produces the protein MKKNKKRRLFIVFEGLDGSGQTTQINLLEKYLKLKGKKVHMTAEPSSSLIGGLIRAVLTHHWKLSNTGLQLLYCADRAHHLETEVYPALAKGNIVLSSRYFFSTIAFGSLNNDTRWLEKINEKFPKPDVTFFINVSPKECIKRLDLSRFRKEIFEKEEKMGKVLRTYIKIGKNKKYKNFFTINGEQPVEKISQDVIKIIDKFIR, from the coding sequence ATGAAAAAAAACAAGAAACGGAGATTGTTCATTGTCTTTGAAGGACTTGATGGTTCCGGCCAGACAACGCAAATAAACTTATTAGAAAAATATCTAAAATTAAAAGGAAAAAAAGTGCATATGACAGCTGAACCATCAAGCAGTTTAATTGGCGGATTAATTCGGGCAGTTTTGACGCATCATTGGAAATTGAGCAACACCGGATTACAGCTTCTCTATTGCGCTGACAGGGCGCATCATCTTGAAACAGAAGTGTACCCGGCGCTTGCGAAAGGAAATATCGTGTTATCAAGCCGCTACTTTTTTTCAACCATCGCCTTTGGCTCTTTGAATAATGACACTAGATGGCTGGAAAAAATCAATGAAAAATTTCCAAAACCTGATGTCACTTTTTTCATCAATGTTTCTCCAAAAGAGTGCATTAAAAGATTAGATCTTTCAAGATTCAGAAAAGAAATTTTTGAAAAGGAGGAAAAAATGGGAAAGGTCTTAAGAACCTATATTAAAATAGGTAAAAACAAAAAATATAAAAATTTCTTTACTATCAACGGGGAACAGCCCGTCGAAAAAATTTCACAGGATGTAATTAAAATTATTGACAAATTTATTAGATAA
- a CDS encoding thymidylate synthase → MIFEDSNTVMVNGRIDDGYREAMLLCVRNGWDFVVKGGSYVGQIRKQLENVQIIIGDPSKRPLAPVLPPGIPASTSDEKIDKYFAEYLMSTEVKENEEYTYGTYIVPQVPKIIEILNKAKGNTNQACISIGDINSINLPDPPCLKLISFKVVKGKLIMTVFFRSWDLYAGLPENLGGLQLLKEFVFAHLDFECSDGKMIAYSDGLHLYEQYFDLVNVLNVDKVVISKIAAKDKEEFSKTL, encoded by the coding sequence ATGATTTTTGAAGATAGTAATACTGTTATGGTTAATGGCCGGATTGATGATGGTTACAGAGAAGCAATGCTTCTTTGCGTGAGAAATGGCTGGGATTTTGTAGTAAAAGGCGGGAGTTATGTCGGGCAAATTAGAAAACAGTTGGAAAATGTCCAGATAATAATAGGGGATCCGAGTAAAAGACCGCTGGCTCCAGTTTTGCCGCCTGGAATTCCCGCCAGTACCAGTGATGAAAAAATAGATAAATATTTTGCCGAATATCTGATGAGCACCGAGGTCAAAGAAAATGAGGAATATACCTATGGCACCTACATTGTTCCACAAGTTCCGAAAATAATCGAAATATTGAATAAGGCAAAAGGAAACACTAATCAGGCCTGCATAAGCATCGGGGATATTAATTCAATTAATCTTCCTGATCCACCCTGTTTAAAGCTTATAAGCTTTAAGGTTGTAAAAGGAAAATTGATTATGACAGTTTTTTTTAGATCTTGGGACTTATATGCAGGTCTGCCAGAAAATCTGGGAGGGCTGCAACTACTCAAAGAATTTGTTTTTGCTCATCTCGATTTTGAGTGCTCTGACGGGAAAATGATTGCTTATAGCGACGGGCTTCACCTCTATGAACAGTACTTTGATTTAGTAAATGTTCTGAATGTGGATAAAGTTGTTATTAGCAAAATAGCGGCAAAAGATAAGGAGGAATTTTCAAAAACTCTTTAG
- a CDS encoding CYTH domain-containing protein, which translates to MKRRNIEVEIRSFISKEEYDELLKFFEERGKLISKDKQETYYFKGLWDLRIQKNNFYSKIWFKKGKIHDDFREEIEIKFDSGDFNELKKLFDALGYKVDIKWLRTRHTFRWQGITVTVDFTKGYGYIIELEKMTRRIEKEKVVKLLKGKLKMLSIRETPREVFEKKFQFYKKNWEKLAK; encoded by the coding sequence ATGAAAAGGAGAAATATCGAAGTTGAAATTAGGAGTTTTATTTCCAAAGAGGAATATGATGAATTACTGAAATTTTTTGAAGAGAGAGGAAAGCTAATTAGCAAAGACAAGCAGGAAACTTATTATTTTAAAGGACTGTGGGATCTGCGGATCCAAAAGAATAATTTTTATTCAAAGATCTGGTTCAAGAAAGGAAAAATTCATGACGACTTCCGGGAAGAAATTGAAATAAAATTTGATAGCGGTGATTTTAATGAATTAAAAAAATTGTTTGATGCTCTTGGTTATAAGGTCGATATAAAATGGCTGCGAACTAGACATACTTTCAGATGGCAGGGAATTACAGTAACAGTTGATTTTACCAAAGGATACGGCTATATTATTGAGCTGGAAAAAATGACAAGGAGAATAGAAAAGGAAAAAGTAGTCAAGCTACTAAAAGGAAAGTTAAAAATGCTTAGCATTCGAGAAACGCCGCGGGAGGTGTTTGAGAAAAAATTTCAGTTTTATAAGAAGAATTGGGAAAAACTAGCCAAATGA